The proteins below are encoded in one region of Aphelocoma coerulescens isolate FSJ_1873_10779 chromosome 4, UR_Acoe_1.0, whole genome shotgun sequence:
- the GPRIN3 gene encoding G protein-regulated inducer of neurite outgrowth 3, with protein sequence MGTVPDPLRSAKLPLVSTSAEEEHLGDLQPAKHQPQPPSGERASNGFPCTPSSSAGVCSFDLNCTAAAGTQSSERCHADNDSQQEAFSPGLASTAAEVHPADVKPAGCSQPAGIQAPAAPALAAGGALLAGQGPEMMPAPQSSRQFVQGTQAKTSSLTQIDDSALKPQGTDDQPVLEVLNYSSPGDPVGVNQFCRTSQANLLQTGEKDRAAEKNYSTVCQSALPARQTEADLGRVAQTILEAKSGTADTAQSQPPDKTEAVQSSEAPAQSGHGSPRPVHNLDPTPGSPNPTQLSKFRETGTMTAQSESSPFTQEAVSRTWRDAEVQAVATVESKSASTSPSIFAAFLKGNLPPEEKEELHIIYQGGMGLSQAALTDSLSSQQNFSCSPGITSKSTVVAVTASAQTQPVKLPGVPSDVVSPVSADNAKPLLSCSPAAVTSQGTSVGNAEMTSAARDDKDAAQLPMDAPVPPKPIPAEQLDVNSSNQTPSQSGTGAGEPSTTSTNAIPGTGNNVHDLVPHVGSSRSPLLCGLDSEVKQKEVLGSSDQKPVQSKGASQGETSPNQSVVKAKEENLVVLDPKGGVNVGSQPAAVHVKACSEDVGEKESRGHGDSGQSQMAGGQSLQAGLMPKLNVSSAGLAPPVPASAASQQQGLQPRESRHELHTAAIPASAPAVPNLGENKKHSTPAMEARVQVKQSKHVRDVVWDEQGMTWEVYGASLDPESLGIAIQNHLQRQIREHEKLIRAQNNQTRKSISSDTSSNKKLKGRQHNVFQSMLQNFRRPNCCVRPAPSSVLD encoded by the coding sequence ATGGGGACTGTACCAGATCCTCTGAGATCTGCCAAGCTTCCCCTGGTCTCAACTTCTGCAGAGGAGGAGCACCTGGGAGACCTGCAGCCTGCTAAGCACCAGCCCCAACCCCCCAGCGGCGAGAGGGCCAGCAATGGCTTCCCGTGCACCCCGTCCAGCTCAGCTGGGGTCTGCTCGTTCGACCTGAACTGCACAGCTGCTGCCGGCACACAGAGCTCTGAGCGGTGCCACGCAGACAATGACAGCCAGCAGGAAGCCTTTTCTCCAGGGCTGGCTAGCACAGCTGCAGAGGTGCATCCTGCAGATGTAAAGCCTGCTGGTTGTTCCCAGCCAGCGGGCATCCAGGCACCGGCAGCGCCAGCCCTTGCGGCAGGAGGAGCCCTCTTGgcagggcaagggccagagatGATGCCAGCCCCCCAGAGCTCCCGGCAGTTTGTGCAAGGTACCCAGGCCAAAACGAGCTCCCTGACACAGATAGATGACTCTGCCTTGAAACCTCAGGGGACTGATGATCAGCCAGTGCTTGAAGTGTTAAATTATTCTTCCCCTGGTGATCCTGTCGGGGTTAATCAATTCTGTCGTACTTCTCAGGCAAACCTtctgcaaacaggggaaaaagacAGGGcggcagaaaaaaattattccactGTGTGTCAGTCAGCCTTGCCAGCAAGGCAAACTGAAGCTGACCTGGGGAGAGTCGCACAGACCATTCTGGAGGCAAAAAGTGGGACTGCAGACACGGCACAGTCGCAGCCCCCAGATAAAACTGAAGCGGTGCAGAGCAGCGAGGCACCAGCCCAGTCTGGCCACGGGAGTCCACGTCCTGTACACAACCTGGACCCCACACCTGGGAGTCCAAACCCCACCCAGCTCTCCAAATTCAGAGAAACAGGTACAATGACGGCTCAGTCAGAGAGCAGCCCTTTTActcaggaagctgtaagcaGGACATGGCGAGATGCTGAGGTGCAAGCCGTGGCTACCGTGGAGAGCAAATCAGCTTCCACCAGTCCGAGCATCTTTGCTGCCTTCTTAAAAGGGAATCTTCCtccagaggagaaggaagaactgCATATAATTTACCAAGGAGGTATGGGGCTGAGCCAGGCTGCACTTACTGACAGTTTATCCTCACAACAAAACTTCTCATGTTCTCCTGGTATCACATCAAAATCGACTGTTGTGGCTGTAACTGCTTCAGCCCAAACCCAGCCTGTCAAACTGCCTGGGGTCCCATCTGACGTGGTGTCTCCAGTATCAGCAGATAATGCAAAACCTCTTCTCTCCTGCTCCCCTGCAGCTGTTACCTCCCAAGGAACATCTGTGGGTAATGCTGAAATGACCAGTGCAGCTCGTGATGACAAGGATGCTGCTCAGCTGCCAATGGATGCTCCAGTCCCACCAAAGCccatcccagcagagcagcttgACGTTAACTCCAGTAATCAAACTCCATCGCAGTCTGGGACTGGTGCTGGTGAGCCAAGCACCACTTCTACCAATGCTATCCCAGGAACCGGGAACAACGTGCACGATCTCGTCCCTCATGTGGGAAGCAGCCGGTCACCTTTACTCTGTGGCTTGGACAGTGAAGTCAAGCAGAAGGAGGTCCTGGGCAGCTCTGACCAAAAGCCTGTGCAAAGCAAGGGTGCAAGTCAAGGAGAGACCAGTCCTAATCAATCTGTGgtaaaagcaaaggaagaaaacttGGTGGTACTTGATCCTAAAGGAGGGGTGAATGTTGGTAGccagcctgctgctgtccaTGTAAAAGCATGCTCAGAGGATGTGGGTGAGAAGGAGAGCAGAGGCCACGGAGACAGTGGCCAGTCTCAGATGGCTGGTGGCCAGAGCTTGCAGGCAGGACTGATGCCTAAGTTGAATGTGAGTTCTGCAGGTCTTGCCCCTCCTGTGCCAGCATCGGCAGCTTCCCAGCAGCAAGGCCTCCAGCCCAGGGAGTCCAGACATGAGCTCCACACTGCAGCGATTCCTGcttctgctccagctgtgccgAACCTGGGGGAGAACAAAAAGCACTCCACCCCAGCCATGGAGGCAAGAGTACAGGTGAAGCAGTCCAAACATGTCAGGGATGTTGTTTGGGACGAGCAGGGAATGACTTGGGAGGTTTATGGTGCTTCCCTCGATCCAGAATCCCTGGGAATTGCTATCCAGAACCACTTACAGAGACAAATACGGGAACACGAAAAACTGATCCGGGCCCAGAACAATCAGACCCGGAAATCCATTTCCTCGGATACATCCTCAAATAAAAAACTGAAAGGGAGGCAGCACAATGTGTTCCAGTCCATGCTGCAGAATTTTAGGCGTCCTAATTGCTGTGTCCGACCTGCTCCCTCTTCTGTGTTAGACTGA